In Helianthus annuus cultivar XRQ/B chromosome 8, HanXRQr2.0-SUNRISE, whole genome shotgun sequence, a single genomic region encodes these proteins:
- the LOC110870372 gene encoding uncharacterized protein LOC110870372, which produces MPKTSMGETPFSLVYGTEAVIPAEFGHPSPRMLAMEKQNNEQERRLDLDLPEERRENAAINEAKYKSKLEKYYNARMCICTFLSGDFVQRDNEASNAERPGKLAPK; this is translated from the coding sequence ATGCCGAAGACTAGCATGGGAGAAACTCCGTTTAGCCTCGTCTATGGTACGGAAGCCGTGATCCCGGCAGAGTTTGGCCATCCGTCACCCCGCATGCTAGCCATGGAAAAACAAAACAATGAGCAAGAGCGCAGACTCGACTTGGATCTTCCCGAAGAGAGACGAGAAAATGCAGCCAttaacgaggccaagtacaagtcaaaattggaaaaATATTACAACGCTAGAATGTGCATATGCACTTTCTTATCGGGAGACTTTGTCCAAAGAGATAACGAGGCATCGAACGCAGAACGACCAGGAAAGCTCGCGCCTAAATGA